From Erigeron canadensis isolate Cc75 chromosome 5, C_canadensis_v1, whole genome shotgun sequence:
TCTAAAACAAATGACTCAAATGACTGTCTAGTAGTTGGCTTTTTTTGGACCTCttttcttaatttgttcataGAAGTAATGTCATAATTAATGAATAAGGTAATGTATGCTCTAGAGCAATCTTGTGCAAAATCATGAACATTCCCTTTTGGAGGATAATATTAGTGTTATCATTTGGTGCCCGTGATTCCGCAACTATCATACACACGTTACTTGCACACGATGACACGAACATTCATACACACGTGCAAGCGTACGGATATACATACATAGTAGTATATATGTGTACTGTGTATGCACATGGTTTCAAGTCTGAACCCCTTAatgataaaatacaaaaagaatctctttttcttgttacTCAGTTCTCATCTTATGTAAATAACAAATTACAGGGGTTGCTGCTATTAGTGCATCATGGAGATTTAGGCGGTCAGTTAATTCATGTGTTGAAGAAATTCTTTGCATGGATGGAACTCGGATGCAAAAAGAGTTGGCAAATATGTGAGtcattttatcattttcttttcagATTCAATTAGTTAGAAAGCCTTAATGCACAGTTAGATGCATCTTTAACCCCGATCAGCATTGAATCAAACCAAGGAAAGGCAACATTTAAAGAACTTAAAACAATCATACTATTACATTGTCGTGTTGAAGAACATAGTTTGATAACAATCATACTATTACATAGTCGCGTTGAAGAACATAGTTTGATTATGTTTGGCATATAGCTACAACACGAGTGTAACATGTACCATGCATGGAGAAATGTGCAATTGAAGGCGGTTTTATCTTCTTGTGTTTTATTACAATTTCATACTCATAATTATCTGTCTGATTGATGATACAAATACTTACTTCTATGGTTCTATTTTCTAAGGAACTGTAATAACAAAATGAGAAATTTCTCGATAGAGTGTAGTATTGAGCATGTAATCTGTGCTAGCACAACGAAGTTGAAGTTATATTTTTGGTCTGAAAATGATGGCAGCacaataaaaaattcaaatgtaCCTCTGGTTTCGGACCACCGTCTCGCTTTTAGGGTTTTCTGAATATTAATGGTACTACTCTTTCCATAAGCTGTTATAGTTAATGGAATGAATTTCTTAGATCGATCCTTTACTCGATTCTACTTATATGATGTTTATTTAGACCTTTGACCTTTCACTTACAGCATTATGTTATAGTATTACATGCtataattttctttcttatctGCATAAATAGTTGATAAAAAGAAGTTGTGTTTGAACTGCAGAATGCTGAAAAGGTATCCAAATCATCCATTGACAAGAAAACATATACCCAAACGTTTCTACTGTGAAAATGTTATTGATGATTCAACAACAGACATCCCAAAATCAAGGTGGCGTTTTCGAAATACTTTCTTCGAAAATCCACCTCATCCTCAAGAAGCAGATAACAATGTATCTTATGATCATGATGCCAAAATTGGTTCGGGAAGGAAGCCAGTTCCTGTAAGTATCATTGTTTTCTCATGATTGTAAAAGTTGATCTTCATTATATCATATTTGGTATCAGATTGAGGGTCAAATGAGTAAACTCAAGAGCTAAGTAGTTACGGACCGAAATTTCGGTATTTCGGTCAAgaaccggtatttgaaatatcgGTTATTTCAGTAATCTTAATATTCTAAAAGATATTTACATAAGAGGATTGTTCACATGAAACCATAATTTTTGGTGAAACCCAAGGACCaaatcttggcccttgatttaTCCTCATCAATGGATGAGATTAATCCTTTTCTCCCTTCTCCTCTCCTTCTTGACAACCGCCGGCCATCACCTCTTTCTCTTCTCCGGTGAGACAGCCGCTGGCTACCACCTCCTTTTTCTCCAGCGTCGCCgccacctcctcctcctccgGCGAAACACCCACGACGCCGACGCCGGCATCAAGGGCTACGTCCGTACCTTATcaaaccgccaccatctcttggatctccgcccatcaaatccatacgattcccatatgcgtcccgtGACAACgagtttagaacggatgagggcaacgccgtacgtatccacccgaaaacgaaattGATAATCGCCGGAAATGTCGCCTGAGATATTGCCGCCTCCGGAGATGAATTTGACCGTTGGAGATGATGGGTGATGTCGCCGGAGCTGACCGCCGGAGATGGAAACTTTCATgtgtaagtttatttttaatcccAACCATTGATAATTgttgatccaagggctgagattGAGCCCTTGGGTTTCACCAATTTTGGTGGTTTCTCATGAATACAActcttatatataatatatatataccaaaaagatTGCAATTATACACACAAATAGCAGTTATATTTAGTTAATACTTAATCTAAATATCTAAGTCAAGCataaaagtgtcaatatttgatagatTAGTGTTAATACTTGAAAAAACATAGTGGTTCTtatgttgttttttagtttggacaaagaaattaagtaaaaaataaaaataaacctgaaaaactggtataccaccgaaatttgaCCGATTTCAGTGAGATTCGGGAGAATTTAACCGAAAATCTCGGGGTCCGAAAACCAAAATACCACTGGTATACCACTGAAATTGACTACATAGCTCAAGAGAATATATACTTGGCAGCAGCATGCTTCCTACTTTATATCTTTTTCATGTTTAAAGGTGTGTACTGAAGATCTCCTTTGAAGACTTCGTGAAGAAGGCAAAACAATTCAAAATTACAAGACCAGTATTATTTTTGGTCATGATTATGAACTACAAAAAGAAAGTTTACTCTGACTTTATTCTTGAAACTTGGCTATTATACCCATTTATCTAACGTTTTTAATGGAACTCAGAAATGTTTACCTGAAAGGAATTTGGCTCACTTTTACGCAAAGCGTATTATTTTGCATACAACCTCCTATTCTATTGattaaattttcatattaaaatggGTCGATCCAACCCGTACGACTAGTTCACTTTGCCGACAATATTTTTTACCATACTAACTTTTCATTTGCGGATATGCAATATTTGGATAGGCTTGATCATCTAAACTCTCTACTCATATCTATGGAAAAGAATATCGTAGTCCAACATTTTCTGAGATTCTAAAATTTTAACTTGTTCTATTGTTATCATTAATACAGATGAGTAGCGGATTTGTGGCAATGGAAAACCCTTTTGATTGTATCTTTGGACTCCCATCAAGTGTTGAGGAAATCAGACGTCCTGCCCCACCCACATCATCTAGAAAGCAAATTCGAAAACACAATAGAAAATCCAGGCGCAGACATCACTCCCACCACGAAGATGATATGTAGTAACGTCGTTGGTCATAAATAAGATATGCTGGTGGTTTGCTTAATCCGTCTACACACTGAATCTTATCTTCATATAGTTCATGGTGCAAGTGCTTTTTGCAGCACCGAGTAGTCAAGTGCCAAACCAATCATCTGTGTGATCTATAAATTAGACCCAAATTAGTATATTCTCGGATTTCGTTATAAAGTGGATCTTTGGACTTAAAAGGTTTCAAGTTCATTGTAATCTGTAAATGAGGTTAGTGTTCAAACCTGACGAATGTTTTATAACAAACTGATGTGAAAATTAGATGCGAACTGTTTGTGTTCAACCGGTAACAATTCTGCTGGTTTGATCCTCAATAGTTCAGCCCATCTTGCTGTTCCAAGGTTTAAAGTTTTGCAAGAGTTGCATGTAATTGTTCAAGGACTACTCTAAAAGTGAGGGTGCcaatttatgtgttttttttccaATGCCTGAATGATATCAAATTGATTATGTGAGTAGAGTTGACTCAACATATTGTTCATGCTCCTTGCATGTGACTTGGTGATTCATAATGAGTTAACCTGCATCATTCTTCTTCCTATCGTTTTTCACCGTTTCAAGCTATGTAGGAGTGTTGTTTCCATGAGATAGAATAATTTTCAAAGTGTTACTACTTGATTTGGAATGCATAGGAGTATAGGACTATTCATTTCTATATGTATGCGTTCATCTTTCAAATTTCTTATTAAATACATTAACCTTtatatttcatactcatatcgAAATGACTTTTGCATCTTTTTTGCATGAAAAGTAAATCTCCTTTTGCATCTTCTCTATATTCTTTCTTCCCCGATTACCAGACAATCATAGACATATAAATTAAGGAATTGATCTTACTTTATAACTACTAATTATTAATTTCAAatttattagattaattaatattattatagcCAGATTTTTGTATGTATGAAAAAGGTAAACAAACACAATCAAGACAGactttttttattacttttttcaCAATTTGTGTGTGTATCTTTAAGACGTAGATATATGGATAcatttatgtgtatgtatatagagGTTTTAGGcaaattaaaaagtattaatgtaaaactaataaaacaatagtttttaTTACCGtctgcatcataaaaatcatcgtacatcaattgttttgtgaatcttcgtgcatcagtttaaccatgatctaagagtcaagatcttgtcatatctgttttactttaatacttgttttacaatactgaACCCTTTGTATATAGAAATAAACATATAGTTATGCTTGAGAATGCAAAGTTTTAGTTTAAGAAAGATCAAATACATTTATAGGGATAGTTATGCTTGAGAATGCAAAGTACTCTTTAGGACAATTTAGTCATTTCAGTTCATCTAATGCAAATGCATACAATAGTATAGTACATAGTACAGTataatacattatataaattgatacaTTTAAAAGTCGAAAAATAGATGCATATTATCATAatcatgtatttatataaaaatagaatagATACATTTTAGATCTTTGCTACAGGCGATAACCATGTCTTCCTGCCGTCATTTTGAATTTAATGATATTTTTTCAGCAACCGAGAACTTCGATGAATCATTAGTAATTGGGCATGGAGGTTTTGGGAAAGTTTACAAAGGTAACATTATAGACGGATCAACTTATATTGTTGCAGCCATCAAACGATTAGATACCATGTCCGGTCAAGGAGCGGAGGAATTTTGGGCAGAAGTTGAGATACTTTCAAAGTTGCGTCATTGTAATCTTGTGTCTTTGATCGGTTATCGTAATCATGGAAAAGAAATCATCGTTGTTTATGAATTTATGTCCAATAGAACACTAGAACATCATCTCCATAAACTTGGTAATGGTACCCCTCTTACCTGGCTTCAACGACTTAGAATCTGCATAGGTGCTGGTCGAGGGCTACATTACCCCCACCACACTGGTATGGGGATTGAATCAGGTGTCATACATCGAGATTTCAAGAGCACGAATATTTGGTTAAATGAAAGCTGGGCAGCCAAAATTTCTGACTTTGGGTTGTCCAAAATAGGCCCAACGAATCAGCCAATAACTTATGTCAATACACTTGTTAAAGGTACTTTTGGGTATTTGGATCCTGATTACTTCACAACTCGAAGGCTAACAAGAAAATCCGACGTGTATGCTTTTGGTGTAGTGATGTTGGAATTACTGTGTCGGAGGCGTGCAATAGACAGAAGTCTTGATGAGGAGCAAATGAATTTAGCAAGATGGGTACAATAATCTATTAAAGATGGAAATATAAAGCATGTAGTTGATTCTGATATAAGGGGTGAAATAGCACCAGAATGTTTAAAGGAGTTCGTTCGAATTGCAGAGAGGTGTTTACATACAAATACAAAGCAGCTGTTAACCATGGCTCAGGTTTTGGCCAGTCTTGAGAATGTACTAATCTTACAAGACAACGACAACGATACCCAATCCCGGCAAAAGCCGGGGTAcgggggaggtatgatgtagacagaccttacccctactcaaagatagagaggctgcttccagatccaccagagtggaagggacctccggcccaaaagtgaaaaatagggTTAGATCCACCGTAGTGGAAGCCTTAACCGGATCTCGCTCTCAAACACTCAATCTCAAACTCGATCCCACTCTCCGGATCACAGATTCAGATCTTAGATCTGGAAATTTGTTACCGTTGGGGAGAGGGAGaggatagagagagagagagacgagaGAGAACAGGGGTAAATCTATATAATAATTCATTGCAACCCTCAGGCGGAACACTACTTGGTAGAATTGTTAATATGCTTCCCTTTTGTTCTAATGGAGAGAAGTCAAGTATTACAAGATCCTCATGAATTCACATATTCTTTTGAACTtttgtgtatacatatatgCGTAACCtcgttgataaaaagaaaagaaacaccAACTCCCAAAAAAAGTTACCTATGGCTTCCAAATCTTATGTCAGTTGTCAAATGTGAGAACTGAAATATACCGTTATAGACCCAGTATATGCGTTGACAGGTAGGTTACCGTATTCTTAAGTAATCGTGACAAAGTTCGTGAGCATCTGTTGTACTTTACTTTAtcagttttcttttgaatagaGCATAATTCTCGTGAAGTATAAGAATTAAAAAGGAATTTGTCTGTTTTCAGTCAAAACAAAGTGCTCTGGTGCATAAGTCAATACCTCTGCTCTGAAGACAATGTATCGTAGTATTGTAAGATTGTAACCAGCACTCTTTGATATTATAGGTGATATCAGTGTGAAGAGTGACATATACAATTTTGGGGTTATGTTGCTGGAATCTCTAACAGGCCTAAGAATAATTGATGATAAGCGACCTACCGAGCAGCAAAATTTAATTGCCTGGGCAAGTCCAATtcttggaaaaagaaaaagctaAAGAAAATAATTGATCCACGCCTTGAACAGAATTACCCTCTAAAAAGTGCTTTTGACTGTGCTTCACTTGCTTTGAGATGTCTTGCAGGCTATTATAAAGATAGGCCTTCAAGTGAAGAAGTTTTGCAAAGTTTGGAACAAATATTAAGCAATTGAATGACAGCTTAAGAGCAAGGACTTTCCTATAATCGGTACATAATCAACGACTTTCGAAGTGTGATTACAAAAGTATACATCTTCAACAATGGTCTTATCAATAAAATGATCTAATGGGTTAAAAATAGAGTGATGCTGTATTTAAAAAGTATGTCAATTCTCTAATAAATAGACCATTCTAAATGGAAAAGATAGAGATATGTTGCATTTAAAAGTATGTCAATTCTCTTATATATGGAGATTGTTCACTGACTCCACTTTAAGAATTCCATGTCTTTCTTCACCTTGTATTTGACACCATTAATTTTTTACATATGCCGACTAATAAAAAGAGAACTAACACTAATAACTTGCTGATGAACATTCAATTAGTGAAACATGAGTGGTGGTATTCAGTTTATCAGAAGATCTGTTGTTAGTTTGTTCATCACCATGAATTCTTGGATGCAAATTTAGTTATTTACCCTTACATATAATTTGACTTTAATGCACTTAAAAAGTACCTGCATGAAAATTTGTATTAAGGTAGTACGAGTATTTTATAACCTTGTTGTACACAAGGTCGAGGGTTGTGGCATCGGTGAGGGTATAGTTGTTCGCCACTTGCACACCAAAATACTCTTTAAAAGTTTTTCCAAATTTTTTACCAACTTCAGTAATCTTTGATGATACTTCAATTCTTGTTATAATGGTGCAGGGAAGAGTTGACTTTGATTTAGTCATGTGGGTTGCTCccatccttttctttttatccTTTTGTTCCCCGATTTCTAGCTaatcataaaagtataaatgCAAATAAAGCAATTGATAATAAGAATATTTTCTAACAACTAATTAATTTCAAGTTTATTAGTTTAATGATATCATAGTCAAATTTcaagtttataattattttgaacAGGCCGGCAGAAttgtattctttttttattttatttcattcaaTCATTTCTCAATATCATTTACTGGGTAAAAGTCAACCGTTTCAATCGACACTTCTACTTGATCAATAATTAAGTTCTTCATTACTGGCAATGATAAGCATGTCTTTTTGCCGTCATTTCGAATTTCATGATATTCTTTCAGCAACGGAAAACTTTGATGAATCGTTAGTAGTTGGGCATGGAGGTTTTGGGAAAGTTTACAAAGGTAACATTATGGATGGATCAACTTCTGTTGTTTCAGCCATTAAACGGCTAAGTACGATTTCCAGTCAAGGAGAAGCAGAATTTTGGGCAGAAGTTGAGACACTTTCAAAGTTGCGTCACTGTAATCTTGTGTCATTGATTGGTTATTGTAATCATGGAAAAGAAATGATCCTTGTATATGAGTATATGTCTAATGGAGCACTCCAGGATCATCTTCATAAACTCGGTACCCCTCTTTCTTGGCTTCAACGACTCAAAATTTGCATAGGTGCTGGACGTGGGCTACACTACCTTCACGCTGGTACTGGGATTAAATCAGGTGTCATACATTGAGATGTCAAGAGCTCGAATATTTTGTTACATGAAGACTGGGCAGCCAAAATTTCTGACTTTGGGTTGTCCAAAATATGCCCAACGAATCAGCCAATAACTTATGTTAACACACTTGTTAAAGGTACTTTCGGGTATCTAGATCCTGAATATTTTGCAACTGGGAAGCTGACAAGGAAGTCTGACGTGTATGCTTTTGGGGTGGTGCTGTTGGAAGTGCTATGTTGGAAACGTGCTGTGGATAGTACTCTTGATAAAGAGCAATGCAATTTAGCAATATGGGCTCAGGATTCTATCAAAGAAGGAAAAGTTAAACAAATAGTTGATTCTGATATAAAAGGTGAAATAGCACCAAAATGTTTGAAGGAATTTGTTAAAACTGTTAAGAGATGTTTGCATAGCAATTCTAAGCAGCGTTCTACCATGGCAGAAGTGTTGGCAAGTCTTGAGAATATATTAATCTTACAAGAGAAATACGATAGTTCATTCCAACCCTCGGGCAGAACGCTACTTGGTAGAATGGTTAATAAGCTTCCCTTTTCTTCTAATGGAGAGAGCTCAGTTATTTTAAGCTCCTCATGAATTCACATATTCCTTTGAACTGTGTATCGATATATGAATATACTAGCATAAGAACattgttaaaaggaaaataaatacCATCTCtcaactcaaaaaaaaaaagaaagttaccTGTGACCTCCAACTCTTATATGAAATATGAGAACTGAACTTATTAGATCTTTAATATGCTGCTACTTAGAGAGATCAAGTTCACTACAAATATACAATCTTTTGTATTTGCCTTCTTTTCATGTGACAGATTCAAAAGATGAGTTAACACAAGATAAGATCCAACGGGTCACGCATTGTAATGTCATGACGCCACGATCGATGAATGTAGTTTTTAGACGTCTTAGTTTCGCTATACAAAAAGGAGTGGCGGCGCAGCTTGTTGCCCGTTTACCTTTTATTTCTATGTAAATTACTATATCTATCaatgaaaagaaaagttttACATGCATATTGCATAAATAGTTCAACTAATTTCAGCCCTTTTCAACTAGTTTTCGAATCAACAATATGGTCCTTGCGTCTCTAAATCTAGTTCAATTTGATTTTGTGGTATTTTTAAGTCTGAGTTTCGTGTATTCTCTGCTGGATAGTTACAAAACCTCCTTTTAATAATATGATTGTATATATCTACTTCAGCTCAAGGACGTTCGGAGCTATCAAGTGATGTTCACGGAAACTGTGGAAGCGCCAGCAATATAATTGAGGATGTACAGAATCTCAACATCACATGATGTTTTTAGAAACTCTACTGATGATTTTGGTCAAGATAGAGAATTTGAGACAACCCACTCAGGTTGGGTTTTATAACATAATGTTTTACCCACGaatgtatatattgataaaatttaGTTTGAAACTTGAAGTTGAGTCTACCTTCTgaaaatcagctaaattatatattacaaataatattattttaaaaagatttttctttttatatcaacttacaAAGTTAAAAGATTCTTAGTCTGTTAATTTAACTCTTTTTCATTTGTACAACTTGTGCTaaacatattttcttttcttaattttgCCCACTTGGCTATAAATTTAGTGAATTTTGTATGTTTATGATCTACTAACTATTCTGAGCTTTTATTTGGTTAACTTGTTTGACGCTTTGCAGTAGGGATGGAGTCTGATCAAAGAAAAAAGGTAAATCTATTAAGCttttcattatcattatatGTAAGTATGTACTTTTAGTATTTTTAACGTTATGGAatgatattttgtttattatagaTAGATGGTAGATTAGGATGTGAATGAAAAGTATGatttgtataagtttttttcCTGTAGGATATGATTGagtgacaaaaaaaatatggattttgTGGTTAAGAAAGTTGAAAATGATTTGTTGTTGCAGGGAAATGTGGAAGACGATTTTTTCACCAAATATGGTGAAAGAAGTAGGTATAAGATAGAGGAAGTTATTGGTAAAGGAAGTTGTGGTGTTGTATGCTCAGCATACGATACACTTCTTGGTGAAACAGTAGCAataaaaaagattgataatatatttgaaaatgtaTCCGATGCTACACGAATTCTTCGTGAGATTAAGCTTTTAAGGCTTCTTCGTCATCCAGACATTGTGGAAATCAAGCACATTTTGTTACCGCCATCAATGAGGGAGTTTAGAGATATATATGTGGTGTTTGAGCTTATGGATTCTGATCTACATCAGGTTATTAAAGCAAATGATGATTTAACACTGGAGCATTATCAGTTTTTCCTTTATCAACTTCTTAGAGGATtgaaatacatacatacagatCATACATACATTTCTCTATTTATTTGTTTCTAGTGGTGATTTTCCCTTTCTGTTTTAGATGGGTTAATTTAGGACTGTGGTTGATCTCAAACTACGGGTCAGGTCAGTAAAGCTGAAAACTGCTTAAATCATATTTATAATGCAGATAACCATCTTAAATCATTTTGTTAACTGCTTTGGATTACTCTTATAATTTTAGCTATGCAGATTTTGTAGTCATATTTGACACAAGAATtgcttataagttataatgacTCTACTTGTGTTTGTCTTTACCCAAACCACTCACTTTGCCATCATGTGTAAAGTCATTGTTATATGTATGCACATTTTGAGCATCAAATTTGCTTTTTATTTTTGCAGCAAATGTCTTCCATAGAGATCTGAAACCCAGAAATATATTGGCAAATGCTGACTGCAAACTCAAGATCTGTGACTTTGGTCTTGCAAGAGTTGCTTTTAATGATGCACATTCTGCAATATTCTGGACGGTATGTCCTAAATGCCGGAGTTTTAAGCTGTTGTCATAATATCTTCCATTACTTACCCCCCACCCCACACTTGCCCTTTCTGTCTCTcttttaaaaagattaagaacTTGAAATGATTATactataaatagtaaaataatttatacttaaATAATTAAGCtaactttattattttattactttatttaaccAAATATAACATGTCTTACAgtctaattataaaaatattatattcaaAAATTACCTATAAATTAAATAGATTTTTTCTGGCATAAAGAACAATTATTGACCAGCACTAACGAAAAACATTTAATCCTGCTGTTTGGGGAGGGTACTATGGTAGTATATGCAAATGAATGACTCCTTACTGGTTATATTATTGGGATAAGTGCGTCATAATGTAGATAACTAAGAtcgaaaagttatagtgtgcacgaacttttAGAAACCTCTATTGTATACACaaactttgtaaaaatgttcaaattatgtaactaactatgaccgaccaattaaaaacttacacCTGACAGCTCATATGTTGTGCCACGTATACCATGtcacatgatttgaacattttaacAAAGTTCATGCATACAATAGAGGTTTCTaaaagttcgtgcacactataaatTTTCGGTCATAGTTACATACATTTCGGTGCACTTATCcctatattatttatttactggGTCACAATgtgtaaaagtaaaagaaaccaCCTTAAATTGAAATGGGTCGAACTGGTTATTTGCCCAAAGTGTACTTCCCATGCAAAACATTTTCAGTCATCTTTTCATATAAATTATTTGCTTTTATTGAACTTTGAACTAATTAGTTACAATGGAATCCATCATACAAAAGGTTTAGTTTAGAACAATTTAGTTATATTGGACAAAGGTTTTCTGGTCAACCAGACACTATTTTGCTAAAGTTACCCATTTTAACCCATCACCAACCAGTTCGTCTTTGCTATTTTGCTACCAATAGTTTTCGTAATATATCATGGATATGTTTACAGGATTATGTTGCAGCAAAATGGTACAGGGCTCCAGAATTGTGTGGATCATTTTTCGCTAAGGTAACACATGGAGTACTGAAGTTATATGCTTTCTATTAAACAGATATAGCTGATAAGAAAACTTTATATGCAGTAGAAGTTAGTGTATTAACTTGTTTtccattctatatatatattttttttgcatTACTCACCTGCTATTGATATATGGAGTATCGGGTGTATCTTTGCAGAACTTCTAACCGAAAAACCTCTTTTCCCCTGGAAAAATGTGGTGCACCAGCTGGATCTGATGACTGATCTTTTGGGGACGCCAGCACCTGAGGCTATAGCTTTGGTCTGATTAACTTACCTACTGTTAATGAGTCGTTGTAGGGGGTGTTAATTTGGATATGCTTTTTGGCTTGAATTATTTGATGAGTTTTATATTTGGGTTATATACCGAGCAGGTGTCttgaatgctaactactaactatAACTcgcttttcaaaaaaaaaaaaaaaaaatttgggttatattacttttatacCGAGCAGGTGTTTGGATTCACATTCCGCTTCTCATTGGTTTTATACTGGCTGCATTagaaatttttacataattcaaagaaaaacaaaagcatATGTGTGTGTCTTAGTTTAACCTAATGTGAGATACATTTGCTTTCGTTGTCTACTGGTTTCATCTGATTTTTCAGTATGATATAATCACTTCCAGAACACAAATCCAAACACCTTAATAGTTTATATGCATTCATCTTCTTGCATACTAACATTGATATGACACAATCAGATAAGAAATGAGAAGGCCAGGAGATACTTAAGCAGCATGAGGAAGAAAAAACCAATTCCATTTTCACAGAAGTTCCCAAATGCAGATCCTCTTGCACTACGTTTATTAGAAAAAATGATTGCATTTGAGCCCAAGGACCGGCCTAGTGCTGAGGAGGTAATTTTTCTTATCTAGTTATTTACCTTTTCtaatattgtttatttatatgaattaaAAGAAATGTATCTTGCTTTCTTTGTGTAGGCTCTGTCCGATCCATATTTCAAGAATTTGGCCAAGGTTGAGAGGGAGCCATCTGCTCAACAAATTACCAGAATGGAATTTGAGTTTGAAAGAAGAGGAACTACTAAGGAAGATGTACGTGAACTGATTTATAGAGAGATTCTTGAATACCATCCCAATATGCTCAAAGAGTTCTTGAACGGAGCTGAACCAACAGGCTTCATCTATCCAAGGTGCCATTGTTATCTGGAACTATTACATTATTCTTTTGTATTATACAGTTGTTTgtaaattagtttaatgattaaGTTTTAGGATTATAAGTGAACCGCCAAGCTGATTGAAAATATTGACTTGCCAATATTTGTTTTCGAATCTTGATACTGTTACTAAATATTGTTATAAATAACTACTATATGAGtaatgattttgttttgttaatgtAAGAAAGTAGGAGGTTGTTAATACTTGAGTATGCTTTTTTctcaagtcaagtcaagtcaagcTCAA
This genomic window contains:
- the LOC122599954 gene encoding mitogen-activated protein kinase 16-like gives rise to the protein MESDQRKKGNVEDDFFTKYGERSRYKIEEVIGKGSCGVVCSAYDTLLGETVAIKKIDNIFENVSDATRILREIKLLRLLRHPDIVEIKHILLPPSMREFRDIYVVFELMDSDLHQVIKANDDLTLEHYQFFLYQLLRGLKYIHTANVFHRDLKPRNILANADCKLKICDFGLARVAFNDAHSAIFWTDYVAAKWYRAPELCGSFFAKVTPAIDIWSIGCIFAELLTEKPLFPWKNVVHQLDLMTDLLGTPAPEAIALIRNEKARRYLSSMRKKKPIPFSQKFPNADPLALRLLEKMIAFEPKDRPSAEEALSDPYFKNLAKVEREPSAQQITRMEFEFERRGTTKEDVRELIYREILEYHPNMLKEFLNGAEPTGFIYPSAVDHFKKQFDHLEEHYGEGTAAAPLERQRSSSLPR
- the LOC122600135 gene encoding uncharacterized protein LOC122600135; amino-acid sequence: MAESLIDLETLLRSKPEKLSSQEVNFVNTWKDKTLQQLTAGAVAGGAFTWSATGSFNRSLRINLAGGVAAISASWRFRRSVNSCVEEILCMDGTRMQKELANIMLKRYPNHPLTRKHIPKRFYCENVIDDSTTDIPKSRWRFRNTFFENPPHPQEADNNVSYDHDAKIGSGRKPVPMSSGFVAMENPFDCIFGLPSSVEEIRRPAPPTSSRKQIRKHNRKSRRRHHSHHEDDM